The following DNA comes from Salvia splendens isolate huo1 unplaced genomic scaffold, SspV2 ctg303, whole genome shotgun sequence.
CATTTGAGGTGGATTGTCATACCTATATCAACATTTGTCAACTGAATGGTTTGATTTTTGGCATAGTTGACAAATAAGTTTGTTTCCACCAGATCTGCCACCACCTCTTGCTCCCCTGCCCCTCTTCCCCTGAAGTTGGATGATTTGCCTCCACCATAATTTCTGTAGCTGTAGGTTTTGTAAAAGTGGGGGAAGttgtgtgtgcttttgtgctaggtcaagcttcacaaaccagagaatccgctagattacgaggtctaggaactccGAGGTTCTCagaagtctcggtcgtcggacacacaaattccgccttcaaaaccctcaacccgctatactatgaattagtacggGGAAGTatggatcgatcccacgaagatggatgcgtatGAAGGCATTTAGGTGATTCTGGAAAGGtgattggctgctgccacgcaattttgggttAGGGAAAGCTAACTCTAGACTTAGGAATAAAATctgacactagacctaggaaactgaaaacatcatgcagGCATGGAACATATTTGTAACTTCAATTCCTCAAACAAATTTCCTTGACCTAGTGAACTACTACTAATTTAGCTAAACAGAAAGAACgcaagcagtggggaccatctccCTAAAACAACAAAGTACGGATCAAAGGCTGCAGATAACAAACtctgaatttaactaacaacaaactgcatctcgttacctgatttaaacacgaacatggagaaaacagagtaataacTAGATTCACACAGAACATACAGATTTGGACGTCGGAAACTGACGATTAATCGGAAACCAACAGATCTACTTCACTAGACGTAGTAAACAGAACACAGAAATGAAACATTAAACTCAAGCACAATCGGACAACTCTGCTTCAGATCCACatgtcggatgcttaatccactccggatccaagcaatcagAACCCAAccacaaccaaaatcaacttcataactcctattcaacaaatctgctcagatcaacgacaatccaaccccgattctactccaattcaacagatcaagtgcgaaaagcattcATTCAAGCAAATAACTATAAACTCAGAAAACAAACATCATTCATACTCGAAATCGACATCATCATAACGGAAAATAGAATTGGCATAGATCAACGATAATTCGACAGTAACCAGAGTcaagcttcgaacagcgaatctcggtgaaattcacagcaATAACGaaataaagcaaataaattgtatcttcgcccttcgTGAGGACAGTGTTACGTAACAACCAACCGAAAGTAAACCCCGAACCCCCTTGCCTATTCCCGAAAACCAAATGTGTAGAAGTGTGTGTGAGCTGAGAGCCGAAAAGGCCGAGAGTGCCAAAAAGTCCCCCCTTTTGAATTGCatgctctcttccttatatagatgttgaggtgatcttctagaagccttcgcaggAAATCTCTATTCTGCCTTTCAGCTTCACGACCTCATCCGTCTGTTTATTTTccttcaaattgctcactttTATCGCCACATTTCCTTCGCCAAGCACTTGTCTTCCTTTTTTCCTCGGCCTGACGATATctactacacacctggcttaaaaagatgtgttagaccccgtaaatgcatgaaattaatcccctaaccaatgcatgaaattagccttatcatttTGGCTCCATCATCTCGGTAGTTAGAGTCCTCTCTTCTGATTCATCGACTTAGCAAGGTTAGCAGAAGGAAGAGAACCATCTGAATTTATGGTGCTTGAGTTTACTGTTTCAAGCACAGATTCAAACTAAGCAGAATGGAGGATGCTTCTTGAATGGAGCAAGCTTCTGCTCTTGAAGTAATTGCCACTCTCACTGGGTGATAGTCAGGACCCAAACCAGATAAAATATGCATAATATGGTCATCCTGCATCAACTCTGCAACCTGTTGCACCAAGAAGATCACAATAATTTTTAACCTTATTTAGGTAGGCCCTCATGGAGAGTCCATCCTTCTTGACCGTTTGTAGTTGCAGTTTATACTGCATAATTTTAGCTCTTGACTGACTGGAAAAATTTACCTCCGATGCTTTCCAGATGTCTTTGCTTGAGCTAAGGACAACAACTATCACCATGGTGCTTTCAGAGAGAGAGGATTGCAACCAACGGATAAGTGTTGGTCTTACATATTCCAGCTAGAAAATATTGGGTTGGTAAGAAAGATGAAGTAAAAGTATTTCATGTATTAATTCATTCAACTTAACGGCTGATTCCATTGTAGTATCACTATATATAATATCCTAGAGAAATCAACTCAAACCCTAACATGACTATGAGACAAAGTAGCTACAAGACAAATTACTTTAACTGAAAACTTAAAGCAAATCAGTTCTAAGTATACTAGGTGCCACGAGCTCTCTCCAGTTGTAAATCAAGATCCTCCAGTCAAGCTTCCTTTTCAGATCGGATGGACTAATTCAGGACTTGTAACCTTGCATGCTTTTGCGTGATTCTTCTTCAGCTCCAACACATGATTAGTTGCAAGTTCTTTATTCTTCATcacttcattctttgagcttgAGTTGATCATGTTAACAAAAACCTCAAGGGAAGCACACCCAAAAACTGTGCATTTGGAAGAACAAATGTTGCATTAtgctaatttttaaaattgatgcATGTTTTCATAACACGACATATGTTCCTTAAAacacaaattcattttttaattgaCATGTTATATTTGTGTTGAGAACATAGTTTGTGATTTACATGAACGCATGATTAATTTTAGGGGTTTAAGGATACACAGTAGTGTGCATGACACTAGGGCTGTCAATATTTagcacgacacgataacacgacatgaacccgcacgaaattaatgggtatGTGTCAAatcttattgggttcgtgtccttgtcgcgtcgacacgataacgataCGAAAacttcgtgtcgtgttcgtatTACACGCtaagaaataaattaatatattataatattattactttttatttattttaaaattttaaaatttaaatttaaaatttaaaatttaatattagaaataacatttatatattataatattattattatagtgtcgttattgtgtcgtgtcatatatgtgttgttatcgtgtcgtgttgacccgaagtggttGTCGTtaattggttcgtgtcgtgttcgtgtatgagggtagcgggtcgtgttcgtgtttgtgtttggagttttcttaacgggtcgtgttcgtgcttgttgttatcgtgtcgtgttgttatcgacacgataacgacataACACGCACGATTTGACACCCCTACATGACACACTAAGGTTTAttaagggggtgttcggtttgcaagattgtatctcggattaaatttgtagtgtgttttggTTCATGCgattcaaccccacaactcaatcataTATGAATAAccaaccccctatgactaaaataatctcacaactcaatcctagattgtatccctgtattattttatcttggaaaccgaacaccacctaagtGTATGACCGTGCCCATCCTTGCCCAGTCTTGTCGAGACGTATTCCACTTTGGATTTCtgtatattttgaattattagtattttatgtTTGCGTATGCCTTGGACCAGCACGGGCCAAGTCGATGTTCCAACAGGGGCTTGGTCACTGGTCAGTGTTGGACCATTGGCTCCACTAGAGTTTACATGGGCACCATTCTGCAAAGTTGTGTATTTGCTGGTTTATtcatataatatactccctccgtcccatagtagatgtctcacttttctttttagtttgtcccacaaaagatgtcacatttcctcttttataaaaagtttcctctcacatcaaatataaaattatattttctctcaccacttaacaaacaaaacaacatctcctaaaatctcgtgacatcttccaagtgtgtcatcttctttgggacggagggagtaatatttagtgGCGTGCTTTATTGTTCAGGCCCACTTTAAGatgaaaaattaataatacatggGCTTCTACAAGATTctagaattaataatattatgggCTTCTACAAGATTCTAAATTGATAATGTTCAGTCCAGCATGTGAAAATTATCatatttcttttcctttcttatATATAAACATCAAATTTATTTTCTGCTTGACATATAATATATGATAAACAATAAATAGAACATGACGTGTCCTCATAGCTAGAATTTCATTTTGAGGATTTATTTTGAGTGTATACGGATTAGTGATTTGGGCTGGTTCATTCCAAATTCAACCCATACTCAAATCCAGCCCAACGGTTAGTGATTTGGACCCaacacaataataataaaagcaAGCCCAACCCTATATCTGTACTTAGGCATCAGAACAATGAATCCGTGATTTTCATTTCTAGAAGTTCAACATCcactaaaaaaaaatcaaacaaggaCGCTTTTTTATACGGATAGGGACactaatttatatatttaattatgccaccaatactttataaattattcttattattagtATCCCAATCAAAATTAGGGGACACAAATAAAAATTTcctaaaaatgcaaaaaaaattaaaacaatttaCCATACACTTATGGACGCTTTCTTTTGCCTCCTAAATTATgactattttaaaaaatttacaaaCGCAAATAATTGTGTCTCAATTTTTGGGTCGCTAAAAGCTAagggttttcatcttcatttctaGAAGTTCAACATCGTCATGGTTAATTTTCTCTATATCATCAATGGCatattttttactccattctattcgtccctgaaaaatatgaattattttttttagttcatttctaaaataataatttttttaattttaaaaatccaaTTACACTACTATTAATATGACCTCACTCAGTAACACTCTTTTCACTATcatttcttcatctctcttatttttactaattgtgcattcAAACTCGTGTCCAAATAAATGTTCAGATTTTTCAGGGACGAAAGGGAGTATAATCTCAAAGTTATATTACATCCTAAAATcattttatactaataaaaaattgtAACTAATAGAGTAATATTATTACTTGATAACTAAAATGATCCAATTTAAATTtctcaaaaattaaatatttgtgtGCACTAACTAATTGATAATATAATTTGAGATAATCGTAGAATAGTAGTATAAAAGTTTGATAGAATCCACAAATATGTATCGTATGTGATCATGATTATTAATTTGATGTTGAGTATTAGTAATTTTGTTCATTTTAAAATAAGCATAATATTAATTCTTGTGTATTGACGTAGTCAAAATTTGATCTCAATAAGTAGAGTAAATTCGTTAACCTTGAATTTGGTGATACTTATTTAGTGAATAAGCGATTAAAATATGTGCCACAATTTTGCAGTCGTCGTCAACATGGTTGCTTTGCTACTGCCTCGAATTCTTATTTCACCAAACTGAAAGAAACCTTTTTGTTtcgtcaaaaaaaaaaaaaaacctttttGTATGTAAAACCCTAAAATTCGATTAACAAGTGTGTTGTGGAGAGAAATGAGCTCAGAGGCGTTGCTCAATTACGACCCTCCGGAGCTGAGTTTCCAATGTAAGTTTCATCTTTATCGCAGTTTGACCTTTTTTCGGTTTCGATTGTAGCTGCATTCTTGGGTTTGATCATCTCATGATAATCGGCTGCTGTTATCGGGTTGTTGTATTTGCTCAGTTGATCAGAACAGACAGCTATCATCTTCTGTCCGATTGTTGAATGAAACCGACGATTATGTTGCTTTCAAGGTGGGTTTATTTGTTCGTATTCCGACTAATTGTTCATGGTGTGTGATGTTTCGTTTCTTTTTGTAAAAAACTGTAACCTAGTTGTCTCTCTTCGTGGGCTACGTGTTCAGCTCAAGTCCACTAATCCGAGATATTATGTGGTTCGACCAAGAATTGGAATTCTGTTGCCTCAATCAACTTGTGAAATCAAAGGTTCTTATTTTATTGGTTTACTATTTCTTTCCAAGATGGAGAAGAATGGATATAAGCATCAAGGAACAATTAATTTGAGATTGTTCCTTTTATTCTTGCATCATTTTGAAATAACTCAACTTGGCGCGTTTTGTAGTGACAATGCGAACCCTGAGGGAATCTCAGCACAGTCTGAGGTCCAAGGACAAGTTCATGATTGAAAGTGCAGCTGCAGCTCCTGATACAACCGTGGAAGATGCTCGGAAACTGGTAAATGCTTAATCTGATGTTCGCCTTTCTGATGCttgtattttagtaatttttaaCGACTACATGCTTGGCCTGATTCTGATGAGTGCTTCCAAatattttggttaaaaataTGTAATATGGATAGAGATAGTTCCCTGCATTATCATTAGTTGTTATTCTTTGTTACTTGTTTATTTCGCATAGAAGTGTGCTAGTAGTTTATTTTAGATGGGGCTATGTTTCATTCTTTCAGAAATATATTGAGTTCAGCATTTGCTATTGGCCTTTTTGGAGGACGTTTATTTTGTATTGGTAGAGTACTAGAGATACTATTACTTTGATGAATTTGAATTATTTGATACAACTTAATGAAACACCTATTTCatttaaagataaaaaaatgcTTTTCATGTTATATGTTAGTGAACTTTCTGGTTCATTATTTTTGTAACTTTGTTGGTTTATATGGATTATGTAGTTTGATAAGGAGTCTGGACATCCTATTCAAGAGTTCATACTACGAGTCAATTACAGTAGGCCTACAGAATCTTCACCTGACACATCTGTCATTGAAAATACAGATGTATCTGCTCCTGAGGTTGGCTTATTAAAATTTAGAGATTTACTTGATTTTCAAAGCCAGGATAACGACTTCATCTTTTTGTTGGTTACTCCAGGTTAATAGATCTCTTACGGAACCTCATGAGAACGGGTTACAGGTAAAAAATATGTTCCTCTCATGCCAATTTATTTTCCACTCCATGGGCATGATCTGGTTAGCTGGGATAGTGACTTGTGTTTTTGTTGTTATTGCAGGTCGCTAGCTCTGTCACTGACTCTCATGACAATAATTTACGGGTGAAAAGCCATTTTACTCTCACATATTGTTTTCTCCACTCACAAACATCAATGCACAAAGTGGGGATGATGACAACTTCTTTTGGGTTTATTCATAATGCAGGTCATCAACAATGTTAACGAACTTCGTACCAATGGCACACAGGTAGACATTCATTTTCTTGTACCCCTTTCATTGATTCATAGTGAAAGCTTAATCTTCGATATTTCTCTTAGTTTAATCACACCTTGTCTTAAGTTGAATGGAATAAAaagtggggggggggggggttacATTCTGGCATGTTTGAGTACTGTGGTTGTTCCATTGAAGTCATCAACTAAATTGCTTTTGAAGTGTTATGAGGTTTCAGAAAAGATGCAATGATTCAACAATCTTCtgtttaaacttctgatgaagATTAAATCATGCATTAAGTTTTAGTTGATATATGCATATTTACTCCTCACAATAGACTAAGTGGTGAGTGAACCAGTGAATTCaatttgtttaaccttttaACTTTTGGAAGTTCTATAGCTGGAGCCTGGAACTGTTAGGTTTCATGAgtgatatatatataatctTCCTAGTCTTTCAATGCTGTAGAATGAAGTAGCAATTTATGTTTTTGTTCTTTTACCCATTTCTAGTTTTTCTGGTTTATTcacgaaaaaataaaaaaacaggaCTGAAGATGCACTCTCAGTTATGTGTCTTTAAGAGCCTTTCATGAATCTATCGACTATACATACCGAAATAAGTCCAAACATTTCTGTGTATATTGTATTTGACAAACAATACCATGCACATATGTGGTGTAGGATAGTGTTAGCAGTTAACTTCACATTATCATTCTTACTAAGTGTCTTCTGATCCTTCTGCAACACAATGTTCAATGTATCTTGCAGGAAAATGATATCACTCGTAGTGGTGACTCAATTCTCAGGCGCTTTATCAGTAATTGCACTGGTGAATCAATTCTAAGGGAGGTCATTGGTAGCTTGCTGATATTAGTATTCTTATACCTCATGAAACAGACGATATCATGGATCTGGTATTCAACTCTAAGTCTATGTTTGATTCGCATATATAACTGGGATACTATTGCCTTTATTCTGTAATATTTTGGATCTAGCTTGGCATTTCACCGAGGATTTTGCTTGGCCAGTGTTGAGTAATCTCCCGAAAGTGTTGAGCCTGTCTTCTTAGAGGGTGTTTGGCTGAACTTATAAGCTCCTAAAAACGACTTATAAACTGTTTCGGAGCTTATAAGATCTTCCAAAGTGTTTAGCAAAATAAGCTCCCCAAAAAATAAATTCCCGAACCCCAATTTAAGTTTTCATAATCTAACTATATACACTTTCAATTACatttatattctatttttaCTCTCAAACTTAATATTCACTTTCTACCTTATACGTTCAATTATCCAAACATTTTCACAACTTATAAGCTCTTTAGATATCATTATAAGCTATTTAAATAAGCTTAGCCAAACACCCAATTAGTTCTGAAACAACAGTTCACATCATTCACCTACAAACACTTCTATTTCCTTTAGAAGATAGGTTACACTGAGCACAAACTGTATTATTCTAAAAGTGACTTCTGTTGAGATCTGTGGGAAGGCACCACTATTGTCTCTGTCAAATTTGTTGGTTCTTTACATTCTTGGGTCATGCTGGATAGATGGAAACTCTCTCCCACTTCAACCATTATAAGCCTAAGTTGTAATAAGATTTGAGTTTTGTGGTTGCAGGAGTCTGGTAATGTTTGTGGTGATAATGATAATAAAGATGATAAAGAAGTTGGTGTCTGATTCTGTTGAAGACTGGATAGTGAAAACACTTATACATATCGTTATGTATATTCTATTTGGGCGCAAGGAAAACACAGGCCTTACGTAGCTCTCCGCCTTCTTGTGTCAATGATAGTGATAAACAGGGTTATGAAAGGAAGTATGTGTTCTATGTGAAGCTATGCCTGCATGTAAATTAGAAGCATTTGGAGTTTTGTACATGTTCTCTTTTAGACGGCGTATATTATTACAATGGAATGGACTACAGATAGTGATTGTAAGCATTTGCCACGAAATGAGAGACACCCCCCACACTGAAAGGTggtaggagtactatttttgcCATCATGTtcatatttattactcctattaatATTTATTCTTCACTTGGATCATTATCCTGAAAACCATTTTATTCAAGTTTGTGCAGTTTGTTCATTCATTCAAGCTCTTCTCCTGATTTTGCGTGTTGTCGAGCAGTGCAGATCAAATTGTTCGTTACTTAGTTTACAATGATGTTTGTGATATATTAAGATCGAGAAACAACACCATTCGTCGCAAAATAGCTTCATATTTGAATTCGTGTGGTTTGTTCATTCAAATGCTTATTTGAAGATCAACACCTGGAGTTACATTTTTTCTCTGAGTAGTGTGCAGCCTTTTGACATAGATTCTTTTTTGATGTGTGTGATGTTTAAGTATCAAAAGAAACTTCACTATGGTTCGTTCATGTAAACGCTGAATTGAAGTGTAATTCCGAAAGTTTGCGTTTTCTCAAGCAATACAGACACATTCAAACTCAGCCTATCGCTACCTACCTTATTATGATGAGTCAAATGTAATACTAGCATATAAAAACAATATAATTCTCCTCAAAATAAAATCTATTTGAGATTTAAATGGTTTGTTCATTCAAACACTTATTTGAAGCATCAAAACAAGCTATAATTATATGTTCTCACCCCTTGTTACGATGTTTCAGATGTAATAGCATATAAAAACAATATCGTTCTCCTCGACATACATAAAATCTATTTGAGATTTAAATGGTTTATTCATTCAAACGCTTATTTGAAACATCAAAACAAGCTATAATTATATGCTCTCACCCCGCGACCGCGTCGTTGCTTTGCTTGGGACGAGTTGAACTGAGCCGTTTGTGGAGAATTATTGTTAGAAGTGTTCATTCAGTTGGACATGTTATCCAATGCCGGGACGGGCCGGAAACAAGCGCAGCCCCAGGCCCCTCCACCATCCCGAGTCACGTCCCAGGCACCTCCCTTCCCACCTCCACCCAGCCAGGCCCCTATAGCTATGGGGATGGCCTTAGGGGTTCAAGCCTATGGGAATCCGTATCACCCGGCCCTAGAGCAGCACTACAGAAGTGTAAAGTTGTACAACTAAAAATCGCGATGCAAAAATTATTGACAAATAATCGAACTTACAAATTAAAGGGGTTACAAGTACATTTTTTTATCAGGTTCAATTCTAAGAGAAATAAAGTTTACCGTAGGAAAAATAACTAAACTAAACAAGTTCACAAAACAATACTGATTTTctccaatgcatacaatcttcTTTGAATAAGATAAGGCGCCTCATCTGGACACACAGAGAGGTTCacaaaaatttaattaactGATCTAACATCTAATAGCAAAACTATTCAATTGGAAAAGGAGAGCTGAGTTGTGATGAAAAGAGATACCGCTGAAACAGTAGCTGTTGCAACACAGGGAGGCAGACAGGTCTTTCAAATCTACCGGCAGAGCTGCTCAACAGCCGTTACAATCTGTCCAGGTTGGACGACAGTCACCTCCTCCAACGTCCCGGCATAAGGAGTGGGCACGTCCTGAGACGAGAGGCAAACAATTGGCGCGTCCAAATAGTCGTTGAAATTCTCATTTATTGCAGCGGTAAGGCTGGCCCCAATACCACCTGTTCTCATGCACTCCTCAACGATCAATACCTTGTGCGTTTTCTTAATGGAGTTTCCAATTGTGTAGAGATCAAAGGGCTTCAAGGATCTAATGTCGATCACTTCTGGGTCATAGCCTTTGTTAACCAGAGTCTTGGCAGCTTGCATGACATGGTATCGCATCCTAGAGTATGTTAAGATCGTAACATGCTCACCCGGCCTCACCATCTCTGCTTCTTCTAGTGACACTACATACTCTTCATCTGGAATTCTTTCCTTTAAGTTGTATAGGAGCACATGCTCGAACAGAACCACGGGGTTCTCACTGCGGATGGCAGCCTTCATCAGACCCTTGGCATTGTATGGGGTCGAACAGGCAACCATCTGTATTCCAGGAATTGACTGGAAGTAGGACTCAAGCCTCTGTGAATGCTCGGCCCCAAGTTGACGTCCAACTCCTCCGGGTCCTCGGATCACAGTTGGAATCGTGAATTGCCCCCCTGAGGTGTAGTGCAACATGCCACAGTTGTCAGATATTTGGTTGAATGCCAAGAGAAGAAATCCCATGTTCATGCCCTCAACGACTGGCCTTAGACCTGTCATAGCTGCCCCAACGGCCATGCCAATGAAAGAGTTTTCAGCAATGGGTGTATCTAGCACCCTCAGATCTCCATACTTGTCAGCAAGACCCTTGCTGACCTTGTACGAACCACCATAATGTCCCACATCTTCACCAAATATACAAACTCGAGGATCCCTCTCCATTTCTTCCTCCAGTCCTTCTCTAAGGGCTTCAAACAACAGCACTTCATGCCTAGAAATATCCAAAATCAAAAGTTAATTGACATATTTCAGGTATCACCCACAATGCATCATTCAAGTATTTGTGGTTGATCATCAGAGAATAATATGAAACACAATGGAAAATTAAAGAGATAAACATGATTGTGTCACCATATATAGATGTCTCCCAACACTGCAACAGCTTGAGTATAGAATCTCAAATGTGCTCACACAATTCCACCAAttgatttaaaattataattagaaATTTATATTACATCGATTAGAAGATCTTTAATGTTTAAAAGAAAACATGCACTTCAATGGAAAAATATTGCCACCCAAACTAAGGCCATTTTTAAACTTTGCAACCTAAGTTGTAAGTTGTTTTGTTGCAATATGTGGCCTGAACTTTTCAGAACGTAATGCTTAACAACCAGCAGCCAAAATATTCATTAGATGACTATTATTAACTCTATCTTTGTCTTGTTAGAAGTTAAAGCTAATTCTTTTCTCACATGAAGTGCTCACAGTTGAATAAAATGTGAACATAATTGAGCTATACTCAGGTGATGGCGACTTATATACTAACTATTCAAATTCTCAATTAGCACAATTAACATAAGTTAAAATAAACAGGCACCAACTACCACTCATAACAACAAAAATtgcaaatttagggtttagccATATCTGAATGCTTGATTGCAGTAAAATACTAATGTATATATGTGTAAAAGACTCCTAGTTGTAATTTTTGAATTCAATCTATCAAGCTACTGCACTTTCAATAATTAACAAACTCTTAAAGACCATACCATAGCAAAGTCTGCATCCATGATTCAACCTTGTAGACAATCAAGCTAGGAcattatcaatttatcattcACGCGATAAGATTATACAACACAAACAAACTCATGATAGGCTTGTATTTTTCTATAACAATCACATGTACTACATCCATAATGCTGGAGCAGGATACAAATTCCAAATACATACTATCATATAGTGAGTATGAATCAGGCATGACTCCAGTCTCACATCACTGCAAATTTCCAAAGATAATTGAACTTTCGGTTTTGTGTTGTGCAAGCAATGTAGTATCaatcaacaaatattatttatatgcTGGCTCTTAACgaaaaaatgaaaaggtttaGCCACTCCATATACATTAAGAAGCCTATctttagggg
Coding sequences within:
- the LOC121789660 gene encoding vesicle-associated protein 1-2-like → MSSEALLNYDPPELSFQFDQNRQLSSSVRLLNETDDYVAFKLKSTNPRYYVVRPRIGILLPQSTCEIKVTMRTLRESQHSLRSKDKFMIESAAAAPDTTVEDARKLFDKESGHPIQEFILRVNYSRPTESSPDTSVIENTDVSAPEVNRSLTEPHENGLQVASSVTDSHDNNLRVINNVNELRTNGTQENDITRSGDSILRRFISNCTGESILREVIGSLLILVFLYLMKQTISWIWSLVMFVVIMIIKMIKKLVSDSVEDWIVKTLIHIVMYILFGRKENTGLT
- the LOC121789662 gene encoding pyruvate dehydrogenase E1 component subunit beta-like, giving the protein MAASFGVSSAAAANAVKSPALSPPSLPVIRSEARPISCRVNKSRKAGKITTKAVAAQAENPASAASKPGHEVLLFEALREGLEEEMERDPRVCIFGEDVGHYGGSYKVSKGLADKYGDLRVLDTPIAENSFIGMAVGAAMTGLRPVVEGMNMGFLLLAFNQISDNCGMLHYTSGGQFTIPTVIRGPGGVGRQLGAEHSQRLESYFQSIPGIQMVACSTPYNAKGLMKAAIRSENPVVLFEHVLLYNLKERIPDEEYVVSLEEAEMVRPGEHVTILTYSRMRYHVMQAAKTLVNKGYDPEVIDIRSLKPFDLYTIGNSIKKTHKVLIVEECMRTGGIGASLTAAINENFNDYLDAPIVCLSSQDVPTPYAGTLEEVTVVQPGQIVTAVEQLCR